A single Phragmites australis chromosome 4, lpPhrAust1.1, whole genome shotgun sequence DNA region contains:
- the LOC133915690 gene encoding costars family protein, which yields MNVEEEVGRLKEEIQRLGQQQPDGSYKVKFGVLFNDDRCANLFEALVGTLRAAKKRKILTYDGELLLQGVHDNVEITLLPPPAVAAA from the exons ATGAacgtcgaggaggaggtggggaggCTCAAGGAGGAGATCCAGAGGCTCGGCCAGCAGCAGCCCGACGGCTCCTACAAG GTCAAGTTCGGTGTCCTCTTCAATGATGACCGGTGTGCAAACCTTTTTGAAGCGCTAGTTGGCACCTTGCGGGCCGCCAAGAAGAGGAAAATTTTGACCTATGATGGTGAGCTCCTTCTGCAGGGTGTTCATGACAATGTGGAGATAACCCTGTTGCCTCCTCCAGCGGTTGCTGCTGCTTGA